GATCGCCCCGAGAATACCGCCGATGCCGTGAACGCCGAAGGCATCCAGGGAGTCGTCATAACCCAGCTTGCGCTTGAGGCTGGTGGCGCAGAAGAAGCACACCACACCTGCCGCCAGGCCAATGATCAGCGCACCCATCGGGCCCACGGTACCGGCGGCCGGAGTGATGGCGACCAGGCCGGCCACCACGCCCGAAGCGATGCCCAGCGCGCTTGGCTTGCCGTGGGTCATCCACTCGGCAAACATCCAGCCCAGGGCGGCGGCAGCCGTTGCGATCTGCGTGACCAGCATGGCCATGCCGGCGGTGCCGTTGGCAGCCGCCGCGGAACCGGCGTTGAAACCGAACCAGCCGACCCACAGCATGGCCGCGCCCATCAGGGTGTAGCCCAGGTTATGCGGCGCCATGGGCGTGGTCGGGAAGCCTTTGCGCTTGCCCAGCACCAGGCAGGCCACCAGCCCGGCGATACCGGCGTTGATGTGGACCACAGTGCCGCCGGCGAAGTCCAGCACGCCCCAGTCGCCCAGCAGAGAACCCGGACCGCTCCAGACCATGTGGGCAATTGGCGCGTACACCAGGGTGAACCAGACGCCCATGAAGATCAGCATCGCGGAGAACTTCATCCGCTCGGCGAAGGCACCGACGATCAGTGCCGGAGTGATGATGGCGAAGGTCATCTGGAAGGTGACGAACACCGCCTCGGGGAACAACGCCGCCGGGCCGGTCAGGCTGGCCGGGGTGACACCCGCCAGGAAGGCCTTGGACAAGCCGCCCACGAAGGAATTGAGATTGACGACGCCAGCTTCCATCCCGGTGGTATCGAACGCCATGCTGTAGCCATAGATGAACCACAGGACAGTGACCAGACCGGTGATGGCGAAGCACTGCATCATCACGGAAAGAATGTTTTTCGAACGCACCATGCCGCCGTAGAACAGCGCCAGCCCGGGGATGGTCATGAACAGCACCAGGGCCGTGGAGGTCAGCATCCACGCGGTGTCGCCGGAGTTAAGCACTGGAGGGGGCACCGGATCTGCCGCCAAGGCCAGGCCAGGCATTACGAGGGACAACAGGGCTCC
This genomic stretch from Pseudomonas sp. Os17 harbors:
- a CDS encoding ammonium transporter, with translation MTLRKFAGLGALLSLVMPGLALAADPVPPPVLNSGDTAWMLTSTALVLFMTIPGLALFYGGMVRSKNILSVMMQCFAITGLVTVLWFIYGYSMAFDTTGMEAGVVNLNSFVGGLSKAFLAGVTPASLTGPAALFPEAVFVTFQMTFAIITPALIVGAFAERMKFSAMLIFMGVWFTLVYAPIAHMVWSGPGSLLGDWGVLDFAGGTVVHINAGIAGLVACLVLGKRKGFPTTPMAPHNLGYTLMGAAMLWVGWFGFNAGSAAAANGTAGMAMLVTQIATAAAALGWMFAEWMTHGKPSALGIASGVVAGLVAITPAAGTVGPMGALIIGLAAGVVCFFCATSLKRKLGYDDSLDAFGVHGIGGILGAILTGVFAAPSLGGFGTVTDIAAQVWIQAKGVGFTVIYTAIVTFIILKVLDAVMGLRVTEEEEAVGLDLAQHNERGYNL